A single genomic interval of Helianthus annuus cultivar XRQ/B chromosome 6, HanXRQr2.0-SUNRISE, whole genome shotgun sequence harbors:
- the LOC110864264 gene encoding protein transport protein Sec24-like At3g07100 isoform X2, with translation MGTENPNHANNYSRPPQNNNSPFSSSRPVVGSQASAFRPTPVLSTPPSGPEVSTFRPTASYVPPTTGPFQRFSSPTPPPHTSPIGQPPAMRPPPTMRPQMPPMHMGSSPLSMNGAVNLQQSQPSLGPTNPSAVRAAPSSAWPGYTATPPAPVSHKGSYGPAPPQPAASGSFSSHQGGYGPAPPQQAASGSFSSHQGGYGPAPPLGMYVGGPTPPAGGMSGLVEDFSSLSIGSVPGSFDAGLDSKVLPRPLDGDVEPSSFAQMYPMNCNSRYLRLTTSAIPNSQSLVSRWHLPLGAVVCPLAEAPEGEEVPVVNFATTGIVRCRRCRTYVNPYVTFTDGGRKWRCNICALLNDVQNDYFAQLDATGRRIDLDQRPELTKGCVEFVAPAEYMVRPPMPPLYFFLIDVSINSVRSGMLEVIAQTIKSCLDKLPGSTRTQIGFITFDSTIHFYNMKSSLTQPQMMVVSDLDDIFVPLPDDLLVNLSESRSVVDAFLDSLPSMFQDNVNVESAFGPALKAAFMVMSQLGGKLLIFQSTLPSLGVGRLRLRGDDIRAYGTDKENALRIPEDPFYKQMAADFTKYQVAVNVYAVSDKYTDIASLGTLAKYTGGQVYYYPSFHAAIHKDKLKHELARDLTRETAWEAVMRIRCGKGVRFTSYHGNFMLRSTDLLALPAVDCDKAYAMQFALEETLLTTQIVYFQVALLHTSSCGERRIRVHTAAASVVADLGEMYRQADTGAIVSLLGRLAIEKSLSYKLEEARNAIQLRIVKALKEYRNLYAVQHRVGTRMIYPDSLKYLLLYALALCKSTALRGGYADSQLDERCAAGFTMMALPVKKMLKLLYPSLLRVDEYLVKSDDFEKLCRRLPLAAQSLDSRGIYIYDDGFRLVVWFGQMVSPDISRNLVGEDFAADFSRVSLVQRENEMSRKLMGIIKKLREADTSYYPLCHLVRQGEQPREGFFLLSNLVEEQVGGMNSYVDWILQIHRQVQQ, from the exons ATGGGGACCGAAAATCCCAACCATGCAAACAACTATTCAAGGCCACCTCAAAACAACAACTCACCTTTCTCATCATCTCGCCCTGTCGTTGGATCACAGGCATCTGCTTTCAGGCCAACACCAGTCCTTAGTACACCTCCATCTGGACCAGAGGTTTCTACTTTTCGCCCAACTGCTTCATATGTCCCACCAACCACCGGACCCTTCCAGCGTTTCTCATCCCCAACACCTCCACCACACACTTCTCCTATTGGACAGCCACCTGCAATGAGACCTCCTCCAACAATGAGACCCCAGATGCCACCAATGCATATGGGTTCTTCACCTCTAAGCATGAACGGGGCAGTAAATTTGCAGCAAAGTCAACCTTCACTTGGGCCAACAAATCCTTCTGCTGTCCGGGCTGCCCCATCATCTGCTTGGCCTGGCTATACTGCAACACCGCCAGCACCTGTTTCTCATAAAGGTAGTTATGGGCCCGCTCCACCTCAGCCGGCTGCTTCTGGCTCCTTCTCTTCTCATCAAGGCGGTTATGGACCCGCTCCACCTCAGCAGGCCGCATCTGGCTCCTTTTCTTCTCATCAAGGTGGTTATGGGCCAGCTCCACCTCTAGGAATGTATGTAGGGGGGCCCACACCTCCAGCGGGAGGTATGTCGGGATTGGTAGAGGACTTCAGCTCACTTTCAATTGGGTCGGTCCCAGGATCTTTTGATGCTGGGCTTGATTCTAAAGTGTTGCCAAGACCACTGGATGGTGATGTGGAACCAAGTTCTTTTGCTCAGATGTATCCCATGAATTGCAATTCAAGATATTTGAGACTCACAACTAGTGCCATACCAAATTCTCAGTCCCTGGTTTCCAGGTGGCATCTGCCTCTTGGAGCAGTTGTTTGTCCACTAGCAGAAGCTCCTGAAGGG GAGGAAGTGCCAGTTGTTAATTTTGCCACCACAGGAATTGTGCGCTGTAGGAGATGTCGTACATATGTGAACCCATATGTAACTTTTACTGATGGTGGAAGAAAGTGGCGATGCAATATATGTGCTTTGCTCAATGATG TGCAAAATGATTATTTTGCTCAATTGGATGCCACTGGAAGAAGAATTGATTTAGATCAACGTCCTGAGCTTACAAAGGGTTGTGTGGAGTTTGTTGCTCCAGCTGAATACATGGTCCGGCCACCAATGCCACCTTTATACTTTTTCCTGATTGATGTATCAATAAATTCTGTTAGAAGTGGAATGCTTGAG GTGATTGCACAAACTATCAAATCTTGTTTGGATAAGCTGCCGGGAAGCACCAGAACACAGATTGGGTTCATTACTTTTGACAGCACAATTCATTTTTACAACATGAAG TCATCTTTGACGCAACCTCAAATGATGGTGGTCTCTGATTTGGATGACATATTTGTTCCGTTACCAGACGATCTCCTAGTCAACTTGTCAGAATCTAGATCTGTAGTGGATGCATTTCTTGACAGCTTGCCTTCCATGTTTCAAGACAATGTGAATGTGGAATCTGCTTTTGGACCAGCCCTTAAAGCAGCTTTCATGGTTATG AGCCAACTGGGAGGCAAATTGTTAATTTTCCAAAGTACTCTTCCATCACTTGGTGTGGGTCGGTTAAGGTTGCGGGGAGACGATATTCGTGCGTATGGAACAGATAAAGAGAATGCTCTGAGGATACCAGAAGACCCATTTTATAAACAGATGGCTGCTGATTTCACCAAGTACCAGGTTGCAGTCAATGTTTATGCAGTCAGTGACAAGTACACCGACATTGCTTCTCTAG GTACATTGGCTAAATACACAGGTGGTCAAGTGTATTACTATCCAAGCTTTCATGCTGCCATCCACAAAGACAAACTAAAACATGAGTTGGCTAGAGACCTCACTAGAGAAACTGCTTGGGAAGCTGTTATGCGTATCCGATGTGGGAAAG GGGTGCGTTTCACTTCCTATCACGGCAATTTTATGTTAAGATCTACTGATCTGTTGGCACTTCCAGCTGTTGACTGCGACAAAGCTTATGCAATGCAGTTTGCCCTTGAAGAAACATTGCTCACCACTCAGATTGTTTATTTTCAAGTTGCTTTACT acaCACCTCATCCTGTGGTGAAAGAAGAATTAGAGTACATACAGCTGCAGCATCAGTGGTTGCTGATTTAGGAGAGATGTACCGTCAAGCGGATACTGGTGCAATTGTTTCTTTGCTTGGTAGATTAG CAATTGAAAAATCTTTATCCTACAAACTGGAAGAAGCTCGTAATGCTATTCAACTGAGAATTGTGAAAGCACTTAAAGAATACCGTAATCTTTATGCTGTACAGCACCGTGTAGGAACCAGAATGATTTACCCCGACTCACTGAAATATTTACTGTTATACGCACTGGCTTTATGTAAATCAACAGCACTTCGTGGCGGTTATGCCGACTCACAACTTGATGAACGATGTGCAGCTGGTTTCACGATGATGGCCTTACCTGTTAAAAAAATGTTAAAGCTTTTGTATCCTAGCTTGTTACGTGTAGATGAGTATCTAGTGAAG AGTGACGACTTTGAGAAACTTTGTAGAAGGCTGCCACTTGCTGCACAGAGCTTAGATTCTAGAGGGATTTATATATATGATGACGGCTTTCGTTTGGTTGTGTGGTTTGGTCAAATGGTTTCGCCAGATATTTCCAGGAATCTAGTAGGGGAAGATTTTGCTGCGGACTTCTCAAGG GTAAGTCTTGTACAACGCGAGAATGAAATGTCAAGAAAGCTGATGGGGATAATAAAGAAACTTAGGGAGGCAGATACATCGTATTATCCTTTATGTCATCTGGTAAGACAAGGAGAACAACCGCGTGAAGGTTTCTTTCTACTTTCAAATCTGGTTGAGGAGCAGGTTGGCGGTATGAATAGCTATGTCGATTGGATACTTCAAATACACAGACAAGTCCAGCAATAA
- the LOC110864264 gene encoding protein transport protein Sec24-like At3g07100 isoform X1, protein MGTENPNHANNYSRPPQNNNSPFSSSRPVVGSQASAFRPTPVLSTPPSGPEVSTFRPTASYVPPTTGPFQRFSSPTPPPHTSPIGQPPAMRPPPTMRPQMPPMHMGSSPLSMNGAVNLQQSQPSLGPTNPSAVRAAPSSAWPGYTATPPAPVSHKGSYGPAPPQPAASGSFSSHQGGYGPAPPQQAASGSFSSHQGGYGPAPPLGMYVGGPTPPAGGMSGLVEDFSSLSIGSVPGSFDAGLDSKVLPRPLDGDVEPSSFAQMYPMNCNSRYLRLTTSAIPNSQSLVSRWHLPLGAVVCPLAEAPEGEEVPVVNFATTGIVRCRRCRTYVNPYVTFTDGGRKWRCNICALLNDVQNDYFAQLDATGRRIDLDQRPELTKGCVEFVAPAEYMVRPPMPPLYFFLIDVSINSVRSGMLEVIAQTIKSCLDKLPGSTRTQIGFITFDSTIHFYNMKSSLTQPQMMVVSDLDDIFVPLPDDLLVNLSESRSVVDAFLDSLPSMFQDNVNVESAFGPALKAAFMVMSQLGGKLLIFQSTLPSLGVGRLRLRGDDIRAYGTDKENALRIPEDPFYKQMAADFTKYQVAVNVYAVSDKYTDIASLGTLAKYTGGQVYYYPSFHAAIHKDKLKHELARDLTRETAWEAVMRIRCGKGVRFTSYHGNFMLRSTDLLALPAVDCDKAYAMQFALEETLLTTQIVYFQVALLHTSSCGERRIRVHTAAASVVADLGEMYRQADTGAIVSLLGRLAIEKSLSYKLEEARNAIQLRIVKALKEYRNLYAVQHRVGTRMIYPDSLKYLLLYALALCKSTALRGGYADSQLDERCAAGFTMMALPVKKMLKLLYPSLLRVDEYLVKSSMQSDDFEKLCRRLPLAAQSLDSRGIYIYDDGFRLVVWFGQMVSPDISRNLVGEDFAADFSRVSLVQRENEMSRKLMGIIKKLREADTSYYPLCHLVRQGEQPREGFFLLSNLVEEQVGGMNSYVDWILQIHRQVQQ, encoded by the exons ATGGGGACCGAAAATCCCAACCATGCAAACAACTATTCAAGGCCACCTCAAAACAACAACTCACCTTTCTCATCATCTCGCCCTGTCGTTGGATCACAGGCATCTGCTTTCAGGCCAACACCAGTCCTTAGTACACCTCCATCTGGACCAGAGGTTTCTACTTTTCGCCCAACTGCTTCATATGTCCCACCAACCACCGGACCCTTCCAGCGTTTCTCATCCCCAACACCTCCACCACACACTTCTCCTATTGGACAGCCACCTGCAATGAGACCTCCTCCAACAATGAGACCCCAGATGCCACCAATGCATATGGGTTCTTCACCTCTAAGCATGAACGGGGCAGTAAATTTGCAGCAAAGTCAACCTTCACTTGGGCCAACAAATCCTTCTGCTGTCCGGGCTGCCCCATCATCTGCTTGGCCTGGCTATACTGCAACACCGCCAGCACCTGTTTCTCATAAAGGTAGTTATGGGCCCGCTCCACCTCAGCCGGCTGCTTCTGGCTCCTTCTCTTCTCATCAAGGCGGTTATGGACCCGCTCCACCTCAGCAGGCCGCATCTGGCTCCTTTTCTTCTCATCAAGGTGGTTATGGGCCAGCTCCACCTCTAGGAATGTATGTAGGGGGGCCCACACCTCCAGCGGGAGGTATGTCGGGATTGGTAGAGGACTTCAGCTCACTTTCAATTGGGTCGGTCCCAGGATCTTTTGATGCTGGGCTTGATTCTAAAGTGTTGCCAAGACCACTGGATGGTGATGTGGAACCAAGTTCTTTTGCTCAGATGTATCCCATGAATTGCAATTCAAGATATTTGAGACTCACAACTAGTGCCATACCAAATTCTCAGTCCCTGGTTTCCAGGTGGCATCTGCCTCTTGGAGCAGTTGTTTGTCCACTAGCAGAAGCTCCTGAAGGG GAGGAAGTGCCAGTTGTTAATTTTGCCACCACAGGAATTGTGCGCTGTAGGAGATGTCGTACATATGTGAACCCATATGTAACTTTTACTGATGGTGGAAGAAAGTGGCGATGCAATATATGTGCTTTGCTCAATGATG TGCAAAATGATTATTTTGCTCAATTGGATGCCACTGGAAGAAGAATTGATTTAGATCAACGTCCTGAGCTTACAAAGGGTTGTGTGGAGTTTGTTGCTCCAGCTGAATACATGGTCCGGCCACCAATGCCACCTTTATACTTTTTCCTGATTGATGTATCAATAAATTCTGTTAGAAGTGGAATGCTTGAG GTGATTGCACAAACTATCAAATCTTGTTTGGATAAGCTGCCGGGAAGCACCAGAACACAGATTGGGTTCATTACTTTTGACAGCACAATTCATTTTTACAACATGAAG TCATCTTTGACGCAACCTCAAATGATGGTGGTCTCTGATTTGGATGACATATTTGTTCCGTTACCAGACGATCTCCTAGTCAACTTGTCAGAATCTAGATCTGTAGTGGATGCATTTCTTGACAGCTTGCCTTCCATGTTTCAAGACAATGTGAATGTGGAATCTGCTTTTGGACCAGCCCTTAAAGCAGCTTTCATGGTTATG AGCCAACTGGGAGGCAAATTGTTAATTTTCCAAAGTACTCTTCCATCACTTGGTGTGGGTCGGTTAAGGTTGCGGGGAGACGATATTCGTGCGTATGGAACAGATAAAGAGAATGCTCTGAGGATACCAGAAGACCCATTTTATAAACAGATGGCTGCTGATTTCACCAAGTACCAGGTTGCAGTCAATGTTTATGCAGTCAGTGACAAGTACACCGACATTGCTTCTCTAG GTACATTGGCTAAATACACAGGTGGTCAAGTGTATTACTATCCAAGCTTTCATGCTGCCATCCACAAAGACAAACTAAAACATGAGTTGGCTAGAGACCTCACTAGAGAAACTGCTTGGGAAGCTGTTATGCGTATCCGATGTGGGAAAG GGGTGCGTTTCACTTCCTATCACGGCAATTTTATGTTAAGATCTACTGATCTGTTGGCACTTCCAGCTGTTGACTGCGACAAAGCTTATGCAATGCAGTTTGCCCTTGAAGAAACATTGCTCACCACTCAGATTGTTTATTTTCAAGTTGCTTTACT acaCACCTCATCCTGTGGTGAAAGAAGAATTAGAGTACATACAGCTGCAGCATCAGTGGTTGCTGATTTAGGAGAGATGTACCGTCAAGCGGATACTGGTGCAATTGTTTCTTTGCTTGGTAGATTAG CAATTGAAAAATCTTTATCCTACAAACTGGAAGAAGCTCGTAATGCTATTCAACTGAGAATTGTGAAAGCACTTAAAGAATACCGTAATCTTTATGCTGTACAGCACCGTGTAGGAACCAGAATGATTTACCCCGACTCACTGAAATATTTACTGTTATACGCACTGGCTTTATGTAAATCAACAGCACTTCGTGGCGGTTATGCCGACTCACAACTTGATGAACGATGTGCAGCTGGTTTCACGATGATGGCCTTACCTGTTAAAAAAATGTTAAAGCTTTTGTATCCTAGCTTGTTACGTGTAGATGAGTATCTAGTGAAG TCATCTATGCAGAGTGACGACTTTGAGAAACTTTGTAGAAGGCTGCCACTTGCTGCACAGAGCTTAGATTCTAGAGGGATTTATATATATGATGACGGCTTTCGTTTGGTTGTGTGGTTTGGTCAAATGGTTTCGCCAGATATTTCCAGGAATCTAGTAGGGGAAGATTTTGCTGCGGACTTCTCAAGG GTAAGTCTTGTACAACGCGAGAATGAAATGTCAAGAAAGCTGATGGGGATAATAAAGAAACTTAGGGAGGCAGATACATCGTATTATCCTTTATGTCATCTGGTAAGACAAGGAGAACAACCGCGTGAAGGTTTCTTTCTACTTTCAAATCTGGTTGAGGAGCAGGTTGGCGGTATGAATAGCTATGTCGATTGGATACTTCAAATACACAGACAAGTCCAGCAATAA